A genomic segment from Stappia indica encodes:
- a CDS encoding energy-coupling factor ABC transporter permease, protein MHIEPGVVDGAKILLSVATAAASVGLIGKMAIDTIRRDGGFAALVVRSVIATALVFCFFEVLPTKPVGVSEVHVILGSTLYLILGAGPAGIGLALGLLTQGLFFAPADLPQYGMNLTTLIVPLFAMSLLARNIIPAKTAYKDVSYKQALALSTSYQGGIVVWVAFWALYGGGFSAENLANVGSFGLAYLTVIIVEPVVDLAVLAGAKLFDKARTGLVFQQRLYHAAA, encoded by the coding sequence ATGCATATCGAACCCGGCGTCGTCGACGGCGCCAAGATCCTTCTCAGCGTGGCGACCGCTGCCGCCTCCGTCGGCCTGATCGGCAAGATGGCGATCGATACGATACGCCGCGACGGGGGCTTTGCCGCCCTGGTGGTCCGCTCGGTGATCGCGACCGCGCTGGTCTTCTGTTTCTTCGAGGTGCTGCCGACCAAGCCGGTCGGCGTGTCCGAGGTCCACGTCATTCTCGGCTCGACGCTCTATCTGATTTTGGGCGCCGGTCCGGCCGGCATCGGCCTTGCGCTCGGCCTGCTCACCCAGGGCCTGTTCTTCGCGCCGGCCGACCTGCCGCAATACGGCATGAACCTGACGACGCTGATCGTGCCGCTCTTCGCCATGAGCCTGCTGGCGCGCAACATCATCCCGGCGAAGACCGCCTACAAGGACGTCAGCTACAAGCAGGCGCTGGCCTTGTCGACCAGCTACCAGGGCGGCATCGTCGTCTGGGTCGCCTTCTGGGCGCTCTATGGCGGCGGCTTCAGCGCCGAGAACCTTGCCAATGTCGGCAGCTTCGGCCTCGCCTACCTGACGGTGATCATCGTCGAGCCGGTGGTCGACCTTGCCGTGCTCGCCGGCGCCAAGCTGTTCGACAAGGCCCGCACCGGCCTCGTCTTCCAGCAGCGCCTCTACCACGCTGCCGCCTGA
- a CDS encoding HupE/UreJ family protein — protein sequence MTRFTLSRRARAAAFAATSAALALTATPALAHLNPGEHGSFAAGFSHPLFGADHILAMIAVGLWAWQIGGRAVALVPAAFVGTMLLGFALALAGVSLPFVEPAILASVVALGLLVALAVRLPVAGSAAVVAAFALFHGHAHGGEIGAATQFAYGAGFALATALLHAAGIALGNGLGKLASSRGHALTRVLGGLTALAGAALLIGG from the coding sequence ATGACGAGGTTCACCCTTTCCCGGCGCGCCCGCGCCGCCGCCTTCGCCGCGACCTCCGCCGCCCTGGCGCTTACCGCGACGCCGGCCCTTGCCCATCTCAATCCCGGCGAGCACGGCTCCTTCGCCGCCGGCTTCAGCCACCCGCTGTTCGGCGCCGACCACATCCTGGCGATGATCGCCGTCGGCCTGTGGGCCTGGCAGATCGGCGGCCGCGCTGTCGCCCTCGTGCCGGCCGCCTTCGTCGGCACCATGCTGCTCGGCTTCGCCCTCGCGCTTGCCGGCGTCTCCCTGCCCTTCGTCGAGCCGGCGATCCTCGCCTCGGTCGTGGCGCTCGGCCTGCTCGTGGCGCTGGCCGTCCGGCTGCCGGTTGCCGGCTCGGCCGCCGTCGTCGCCGCCTTCGCCCTGTTCCACGGCCATGCCCATGGCGGCGAGATCGGCGCGGCAACCCAGTTCGCCTACGGCGCCGGCTTCGCCCTCGCCACCGCCCTGCTGCATGCCGCCGGCATCGCGCTCGGCAATGGCCTCGGCAAGCTCGCCTCCTCGCGCGGCCACGCCCTGACCCGGGTGCTCGGCGGCCTGACGGCGCTCGCTGGTGCCGCCCTGCTCATCGGTGGGTGA
- the iolB gene encoding 5-deoxy-glucuronate isomerase translates to MADLLVKPKGKHGKVHDITPQSAGWSYVGFTLYRLAPGESASEATGEREAILVLVEGRAELSAGGVSFGERGDRLSVFERKPPHCLYVPNGSTWEARATTELTLAVCTAPGSGGHEAGMIENIGFEERGKGTNTRYIHPIAMEDKDVADSLLVTEVFTPQGHWSSYPPHRHDEDNYPDMTYLEETYYHRLDPSTGFGIQRVFTEDGSLDQTMAVSDGDVVLVPKGHHPCGAPYGYQMYYLNVMAGPLRKWRFKNHPDHDWIAQRDAKA, encoded by the coding sequence ATGGCCGATCTGCTGGTGAAACCAAAGGGTAAGCACGGCAAGGTGCACGACATCACGCCGCAGAGCGCCGGCTGGTCCTATGTGGGGTTCACGCTCTACCGGCTGGCGCCGGGCGAGAGCGCGAGCGAGGCGACGGGCGAGCGCGAGGCGATCCTGGTGCTGGTCGAGGGACGGGCCGAGCTGAGCGCCGGCGGGGTCTCCTTCGGCGAGCGGGGCGATCGGTTGAGCGTCTTCGAGCGCAAGCCGCCGCACTGCCTCTATGTGCCGAACGGCTCGACCTGGGAGGCTAGGGCGACGACCGAGCTGACGCTGGCCGTGTGTACCGCGCCGGGCAGCGGCGGGCACGAGGCCGGCATGATCGAGAACATCGGTTTCGAGGAGCGCGGCAAGGGCACCAATACCCGCTACATCCATCCCATCGCGATGGAGGACAAGGACGTCGCCGACAGCCTGCTGGTGACCGAGGTTTTCACGCCGCAGGGCCATTGGTCGTCCTATCCGCCGCACCGGCACGACGAGGACAACTATCCCGACATGACCTATCTGGAAGAGACCTATTACCACCGTCTCGACCCGTCGACGGGCTTCGGCATCCAGCGCGTCTTCACCGAGGACGGCAGCCTCGACCAGACGATGGCGGTGTCGGACGGCGACGTCGTGCTGGTCCCGAAAGGCCACCATCCGTGCGGCGCGCCCTACGGCTACCAGATGTACTATCTGAACGTGATGGCCGGCCCCTTGCGCAAATGGCGCTTCAAGAACCACCCAGACCACGACTGGATCGCGCAGCGAGACGCGAAGGCCTAG